A stretch of the Candidatus Goldiibacteriota bacterium HGW-Goldbacteria-1 genome encodes the following:
- a CDS encoding DNA replication/repair protein RecF: MYIKKIELSNLRNYSSLDIQLVKGINVFHGENGSGKTNIIEAIYWLSLGKSFRASDDKEIVKENCDSCRVYTEAEISGLDKLFSLDYSAASRKKSIRINNTKIKKMADIIGEIPVVLFSPEDIQIIKGEPVLRRKYLDQMLCQVSKEYFETLVKYTKEVSHRNYLLKGIKEKKINISNLDVWNEQIKNNGTLLVLKRFEAIEELNSILASKFSSEKNDVSMTYLSKNFMSVKPDDIKAEYENHFKTKIDDEILRGVTLIGPHRDDVEIFYNSRKAKTFASEGQQRVSAILLKLAEGLFIKERKNTYPVIMLDDFSSELDNPNRGFIGRTLEQFKQIIITTTYPENLKELIPARMFHVEQGKVRQD; encoded by the coding sequence ATGTACATAAAAAAGATTGAACTTTCAAACCTTAGAAACTATTCATCACTTGATATACAGCTTGTTAAGGGTATAAATGTTTTTCATGGTGAGAATGGTTCCGGTAAAACAAATATTATTGAAGCCATCTATTGGCTGTCATTGGGGAAATCTTTCAGAGCTTCTGATGATAAAGAAATTGTAAAAGAAAATTGTGATTCATGCCGGGTATATACGGAAGCAGAGATAAGCGGCCTTGATAAATTATTCTCACTTGATTATTCCGCGGCATCAAGAAAAAAAAGTATAAGAATTAATAACACTAAAATAAAAAAGATGGCTGACATAATAGGTGAAATTCCTGTTGTACTTTTTTCTCCGGAAGATATACAGATAATAAAAGGCGAACCGGTTTTAAGAAGAAAGTATCTTGATCAGATGCTGTGCCAGGTAAGCAAAGAATATTTTGAGACACTGGTAAAGTATACAAAAGAAGTCAGCCACAGAAATTATCTGCTTAAAGGGATCAAAGAAAAGAAAATAAATATTTCTAACCTTGATGTATGGAATGAACAGATTAAAAATAACGGAACGCTTTTAGTGTTGAAAAGATTTGAAGCCATAGAAGAACTGAATTCAATTCTTGCTTCAAAATTTTCATCGGAAAAAAATGATGTGTCTATGACGTACCTTTCCAAAAATTTTATGTCAGTCAAACCGGATGACATAAAAGCCGAATATGAAAATCATTTTAAAACAAAAATTGATGACGAAATTTTAAGAGGCGTGACTTTAATAGGGCCTCACCGTGATGACGTTGAAATATTTTATAACAGCAGAAAAGCAAAAACTTTTGCGTCTGAAGGCCAGCAGAGGGTGTCCGCCATTTTATTAAAACTTGCAGAGGGGCTTTTTATAAAAGAAAGAAAAAATACTTACCCGGTAATTATGCTTGATGATTTTTCTTCCGAACTTGACAACCCCAACCGGGGATTTATTGGAAGGACGCTTGAACAGTTTAAACAAATAATTATCACGACCACCTATCCGGAAAATTTAAAAGAACTTATCCCCGCCAGAATGTTCCACGTGGAACAAGGTAAAGTTAGACAAGACTAA
- the rsmG gene encoding 16S rRNA (guanine(527)-N(7))-methyltransferase RsmG, translating to MNLQVALEKHLEKSPAVISGEMFNKILIYSNELIEKNRQFNLTAITAPEEVAVKHILDSLHLSGAMGKDIPSSLADAGTGAGLPGIIAAIINENIKVTLIESNGKKANFLKDVINKLELKNVSVIQERSEVCARDKKLRQKFSAVTMRAFAEFKTAMELTSPLCALKGKIYYFASADQVKEIKSDGNIYKELKLKFENIYDYTLPLDLGKRHIVILSRTGDTPNCYPRTFQKIKIKPISF from the coding sequence ATGAACTTACAAGTTGCACTTGAAAAGCATCTAGAGAAAAGCCCGGCTGTTATAAGCGGTGAAATGTTCAACAAGATACTCATTTACTCAAATGAGTTAATTGAAAAGAACAGGCAGTTTAACCTTACGGCAATTACAGCCCCTGAAGAAGTGGCGGTAAAACACATTCTGGATTCACTTCACCTGTCAGGCGCAATGGGAAAAGACATACCATCATCACTTGCAGACGCCGGAACCGGCGCCGGCCTTCCGGGAATTATCGCGGCTATAATAAATGAAAATATTAAAGTTACACTGATTGAATCAAACGGCAAGAAAGCAAATTTTTTAAAAGATGTCATTAATAAACTTGAACTGAAAAATGTATCAGTAATTCAGGAACGCAGTGAAGTATGTGCGCGTGATAAAAAGTTAAGGCAAAAATTTTCAGCGGTGACTATGAGGGCGTTTGCGGAATTTAAAACTGCAATGGAACTGACATCGCCGCTGTGCGCGCTTAAAGGAAAAATTTATTATTTTGCAAGCGCGGACCAGGTTAAAGAAATTAAGAGTGATGGAAATATTTATAAAGAACTGAAATTAAAATTTGAAAATATTTACGATTATACTTTGCCGCTTGATCTTGGAAAACGGCACATTGTAATTTTAAGCAGGACAGGGGACACACCAAATTGTTATCCAAGAACATTTCAGAAAATTAAGATAAAACCTATCAGCTTCTAA
- a CDS encoding tRNA preQ1(34) S-adenosylmethionine ribosyltransferase-isomerase QueA: MNKFNLENYDYELPEGLIAQLPSPQRDKSRLIVVDKHTGVLEHRLFEDITNYLKPGDCLVLNDTRVIPARIYGRTKTGAAIELLLLSFKEGQWEAIMGNSRRVKEGDSVILDGNITAVIKQKNGKTVMVDFSAGREEVMKAFQKHGKIPLPPYIKEDDSAFHRERYQTVYASKEGATAAPTAGLHFTPELINRIKKSGVSVEYITLHTGLGTFAPVTETDIREHKIHNEEYEISQAAACAINGVKKSGSRIIAVGTTSLRTLESACSEGKIVSGKGNTSIYIYPGYEFKAVDCLITNFHLPRTTLLALVYAFAGEKNTKNAYKTAIENKYRFFSYGDAMLIK, from the coding sequence ATGAATAAATTCAATCTTGAAAATTACGACTATGAACTTCCCGAAGGGCTTATAGCGCAGTTGCCAAGCCCCCAAAGGGATAAATCACGCCTTATTGTGGTTGATAAACATACAGGCGTACTTGAACACAGGCTGTTTGAGGACATTACCAATTATTTAAAACCCGGCGACTGCCTTGTCTTAAACGATACCCGCGTTATACCCGCGCGTATTTACGGAAGGACAAAAACAGGAGCCGCGATAGAACTGCTTCTTCTTTCATTTAAAGAAGGCCAATGGGAAGCCATAATGGGAAATTCACGCAGGGTTAAAGAAGGCGATTCCGTTATACTGGATGGTAATATTACAGCTGTCATTAAACAAAAAAACGGCAAGACGGTTATGGTTGATTTTTCGGCCGGCAGGGAAGAAGTAATGAAGGCTTTTCAGAAACACGGTAAAATACCGCTTCCGCCGTATATAAAAGAAGATGACAGCGCTTTTCACAGGGAAAGGTATCAGACTGTATATGCCAGTAAAGAAGGCGCTACAGCCGCTCCAACTGCGGGACTGCATTTTACCCCTGAACTTATTAACAGAATTAAAAAATCCGGTGTATCTGTGGAATATATTACTCTGCATACCGGGCTTGGCACTTTTGCTCCGGTGACAGAAACTGATATAAGAGAACATAAAATACATAATGAAGAGTATGAAATATCGCAAGCAGCGGCCTGCGCCATAAACGGCGTGAAAAAATCCGGCAGCAGAATTATAGCGGTAGGCACCACATCTTTAAGAACCCTTGAAAGCGCCTGCAGCGAAGGTAAAATAGTAAGCGGCAAGGGCAATACTTCCATATATATATACCCTGGTTATGAATTTAAGGCCGTAGACTGCCTTATAACCAATTTTCACCTTCCAAGAACGACGCTTCTTGCGCTTGTTTACGCGTTTGCCGGAGAAAAAAACACCAAAAACGCCTATAAAACAGCCATTGAAAACAAATACAGGTTCTTTTCATACGGCGACGCTATGCTGATTAAATGA
- a CDS encoding phosphoribosylaminoimidazolesuccinocarboxamide synthase translates to MGSVKEVEIIKTATDNSEGEGTFTFSDRYSVFDWGEMPDHIDHKGAALCTLSSYFFNLLAKKGIKSHFLGLAEGNKVIPYENAFKPFNKMKVQVLRVIRPAYNKERNTYNYAQYENVSGNYLIPLEVIYRNSLPEGSSVFKRIKNGDVTFQALGLEKMPVPGDDLQTPILDVSTKLEHTDRYIDWTEAGVISGLHNEGIKKVKNLILEINTLITERCAAAGIKNVDGKFEFGMNSSGELIVVDVLGTPDECRFTIDGFHISKEIARRHYRGTQWAEEVEKAKKERGNDWKTFVKTAPPKLPSEMKNLISQMYQAVTNEISGTKFFDVPALSKIIPELKKYDK, encoded by the coding sequence ATGGGCAGCGTAAAAGAGGTTGAAATAATAAAAACCGCGACAGACAATTCAGAAGGGGAAGGTACTTTTACATTTTCAGACAGGTACTCTGTTTTTGACTGGGGAGAAATGCCGGACCATATAGACCATAAAGGTGCAGCACTGTGCACCCTTTCTTCATACTTTTTTAACCTTCTTGCAAAAAAAGGAATTAAATCCCACTTTCTTGGCCTGGCAGAAGGAAATAAAGTAATTCCCTATGAAAACGCCTTTAAACCCTTCAATAAAATGAAAGTTCAGGTTCTGCGCGTAATTCGCCCCGCTTATAATAAGGAAAGGAACACATATAATTACGCACAATATGAAAATGTATCCGGAAATTACCTTATTCCGCTTGAAGTTATATATAGAAACAGCCTTCCGGAAGGTTCTTCCGTATTCAAAAGGATAAAAAATGGAGATGTTACTTTTCAGGCGCTTGGACTTGAAAAAATGCCGGTTCCCGGCGATGATTTACAGACACCCATACTTGATGTTTCCACAAAACTTGAACATACCGACCGCTACATTGACTGGACAGAAGCAGGGGTAATTTCCGGGCTTCACAATGAAGGCATAAAAAAGGTTAAGAATCTTATACTGGAAATTAATACCCTTATCACTGAAAGGTGCGCAGCTGCCGGCATTAAAAATGTTGACGGCAAATTTGAATTCGGAATGAACAGCAGCGGCGAACTGATTGTGGTTGATGTGCTTGGAACACCGGATGAATGCAGATTTACCATAGACGGATTCCATATAAGCAAAGAAATCGCGCGCAGGCATTACCGCGGCACACAGTGGGCGGAAGAAGTGGAAAAAGCAAAAAAAGAACGCGGTAATGACTGGAAAACTTTTGTAAAAACCGCGCCGCCTAAACTTCCGTCAGAAATGAAAAACCTTATTTCCCAGATGTACCAGGCTGTCACCAATGAAATATCCGGCACTAAATTTTTTGACGTGCCGGCGCTTTCAAAAATAATACCGGAGCTGAAAAAATATGACAAGTAA
- the efp gene encoding elongation factor P, protein MVSANDFRQGVTFKMEGIVYEVVSFQHVQRPRLAPLVRAKIKNLKAGGVVERTFSPDDKFEDVQLEQRNLQFSYIDGDVYHFMDTESFEQYEFPKEQIGEQIKFLKEEMIINMLMFEGVVLGVKIPFKVDLRVVEAPPGIKGDSGGSVTKPVTLETGAIVNVPLFIKEGEMIKVDTRTGEYIERSK, encoded by the coding sequence ATGGTAAGCGCAAATGATTTCAGGCAGGGCGTCACGTTTAAAATGGAAGGTATTGTATACGAAGTTGTTTCATTTCAGCACGTTCAAAGGCCAAGATTAGCCCCTCTTGTAAGGGCAAAAATAAAGAATTTAAAAGCAGGCGGAGTGGTTGAAAGGACTTTTTCGCCTGATGATAAATTTGAAGATGTCCAGCTTGAACAGAGAAACCTTCAGTTTTCCTACATTGACGGCGACGTCTATCACTTTATGGATACAGAATCATTTGAACAGTATGAATTTCCAAAAGAACAGATAGGCGAGCAGATAAAGTTTCTTAAAGAAGAAATGATAATTAACATGCTTATGTTTGAAGGTGTGGTTCTTGGGGTAAAGATACCGTTTAAAGTGGATTTAAGGGTTGTGGAAGCGCCCCCGGGAATCAAGGGAGATTCCGGCGGTTCAGTTACAAAACCTGTTACTTTAGAAACCGGAGCTATTGTCAACGTCCCTCTTTTCATTAAAGAAGGGGAAATGATAAAAGTTGATACAAGAACCGGCGAATATATAGAGAGATCAAAATAA
- the accB gene encoding acetyl-CoA carboxylase biotin carboxyl carrier protein — translation MAKKPVVSKAKIDAESLTLALTIMEKGDLVEFIYEQGDLKIQFRRQGAFAPATISYSSAPANVSMPAMSHAPAAVSISAPAAVAAAAAENPNAHAVKSPMVGTFYKSPSPDSPAFVNVGDIVEPGKTLCIIEAMKIMNEIKCEVKGKVKEILAENAQPVEYNQPLIIIEKS, via the coding sequence ATGGCAAAGAAACCCGTGGTCAGCAAAGCAAAAATAGACGCCGAATCACTTACACTTGCCTTAACCATCATGGAAAAAGGGGACCTTGTTGAATTCATTTATGAACAGGGTGACTTAAAAATTCAGTTCAGAAGGCAGGGCGCTTTCGCTCCTGCAACTATTTCCTACTCTTCAGCACCTGCTAACGTTTCAATGCCCGCTATGTCACATGCACCGGCTGCTGTTTCAATTTCCGCACCGGCTGCTGTTGCCGCTGCAGCTGCAGAAAACCCCAACGCGCACGCCGTGAAATCACCTATGGTCGGCACTTTCTACAAGTCACCCTCGCCGGATTCACCCGCTTTTGTAAACGTAGGCGATATTGTAGAACCCGGAAAAACACTGTGCATAATTGAAGCTATGAAAATAATGAACGAAATAAAATGTGAAGTTAAGGGAAAAGTAAAAGAAATTCTTGCAGAAAACGCTCAGCCTGTTGAATATAACCAGCCTTTAATAATTATTGAAAAATCCTGA
- the accC gene encoding acetyl-CoA carboxylase biotin carboxylase subunit, with amino-acid sequence MFKRILIANRGEIALRIIRACREMGIETVAVYSEADENSLHVRYADHAICIGPNTPKSSYLNIQAILSAAEITDAEAIHPGYGFLAENAHFAELCGNCNIKFIGPAPEAIRLMGAKAKAIETATNAKVPTTPGSGRILRDEEDAAEVAKKIGYPIMLKASAGGGGRGMRVAHTELTLRNAYKTASQEAQTAFNDASIYLEKFVEEPRHIEVQVLGDPKHNNYFTLGERDCSVQRRHQKLIEESPSPFITDKIRHEMCAVAQKLIRAIKYEGAGTIEFLMDNKKNFYFMEMNTRIQVEHTVTEAVTGFDLIKEQIKIAAGERCSLPANKDIALRGHAIECRINAEDPDNNFMPSPGKITEYNVPGGAGIRVDTHVYQGYTIPPYYDSMVAKIIAHGSDRKEAICRMKRALDEFVIEGIKTTIPLHKKILENENFIQNNYSTSFIEQMGK; translated from the coding sequence TTGTTTAAAAGAATACTGATTGCAAACAGGGGAGAAATTGCTTTAAGAATAATCAGGGCATGCAGGGAAATGGGAATTGAAACTGTTGCGGTTTATTCCGAAGCGGATGAAAATTCACTTCACGTCCGCTACGCGGATCACGCTATCTGCATAGGTCCAAACACTCCAAAATCAAGTTATCTTAATATTCAGGCTATTTTATCCGCGGCAGAAATTACCGATGCGGAAGCCATACATCCCGGATACGGATTTCTTGCTGAAAACGCTCATTTTGCGGAACTTTGCGGCAACTGCAACATAAAATTTATAGGGCCGGCTCCGGAAGCCATACGCCTTATGGGCGCGAAAGCCAAAGCCATAGAAACAGCCACAAACGCAAAAGTTCCCACTACGCCAGGAAGCGGCAGAATTCTGCGCGATGAAGAAGACGCGGCAGAAGTTGCAAAAAAAATCGGATATCCCATAATGCTTAAAGCATCAGCAGGCGGCGGCGGACGCGGCATGAGGGTGGCTCACACCGAACTTACCCTTCGCAACGCATATAAAACCGCAAGCCAGGAAGCACAAACAGCTTTTAATGACGCTTCCATCTATCTTGAAAAATTCGTGGAAGAACCGCGCCATATAGAAGTTCAGGTGCTTGGAGACCCCAAACATAACAATTATTTCACACTTGGAGAACGCGACTGTTCTGTTCAGCGCAGGCATCAAAAACTTATAGAAGAATCACCTTCGCCTTTTATAACAGATAAAATAAGGCACGAAATGTGCGCCGTTGCCCAGAAACTTATAAGGGCAATTAAATATGAAGGCGCCGGTACAATAGAATTTCTTATGGATAATAAAAAGAATTTCTATTTTATGGAAATGAACACAAGAATACAGGTTGAACACACGGTCACAGAAGCAGTCACGGGTTTTGACCTTATTAAAGAACAAATAAAAATAGCTGCAGGCGAACGCTGTTCCCTTCCTGCCAACAAAGATATAGCTTTAAGGGGCCACGCGATTGAATGCAGGATAAACGCTGAAGACCCTGACAATAATTTCATGCCTTCACCCGGAAAAATAACAGAATACAATGTTCCGGGCGGAGCCGGTATAAGGGTGGACACGCACGTATATCAGGGATACACAATCCCCCCTTATTATGATTCCATGGTGGCAAAAATTATCGCGCACGGTTCTGACAGAAAAGAAGCTATTTGCAGGATGAAAAGGGCGCTTGATGAATTTGTCATAGAAGGCATTAAAACCACAATTCCTCTGCATAAAAAAATACTTGAAAATGAAAATTTTATACAAAATAACTATTCAACTTCCTTCATTGAACAGATGGGAAAGTAA
- a CDS encoding Asp23/Gls24 family envelope stress response protein codes for MEQKTFSGNIRISDEAIAAIVAIAAKSVDGVIDMDSGTVGGIAEILGIKYLNKGVKVDLKGDTVSVDVNIIIAFGRDIIETSAEAQEKIRESIEQMSGLIVDKINLTVTGVRPASEKKKI; via the coding sequence ATGGAACAGAAAACTTTTTCCGGCAATATAAGGATTTCCGACGAAGCAATAGCGGCAATAGTTGCCATCGCGGCAAAAAGCGTTGACGGCGTTATTGACATGGACAGCGGAACTGTGGGCGGAATTGCCGAAATACTTGGAATAAAGTACCTTAACAAAGGCGTAAAAGTTGACCTTAAAGGCGATACCGTATCGGTTGACGTAAACATTATTATCGCTTTCGGCAGGGACATAATTGAAACAAGCGCAGAAGCACAGGAAAAAATAAGGGAATCAATAGAACAAATGTCGGGGCTTATAGTGGACAAGATAAACCTTACAGTAACCGGGGTAAGGCCGGCTTCTGAAAAAAAGAAAATCTGA
- a CDS encoding thiamine-phosphate pyrophosphorylase — protein MKKNLYRIIDANLNRALEGIRVSEDIARFALSDKKSTLLLKQIRHAVASAAKIIEPDYSAIVSSRDSEKDAGRSLNTKSEFKKNNLKEILISNLKRAQESLRVLEETSKLIDIKAAAAFKEARYNMYTAEKNILKRRNLQ, from the coding sequence CTGAAAAAAAATCTTTACCGTATAATTGACGCCAACCTTAACAGGGCGCTTGAAGGCATAAGAGTCTCTGAAGATATCGCCCGCTTTGCCTTATCGGATAAAAAATCAACATTATTACTTAAACAGATACGCCACGCTGTTGCTTCTGCGGCTAAAATTATAGAACCCGATTATTCCGCCATTGTCTCATCTCGCGACAGTGAAAAAGACGCGGGCAGGTCATTAAACACAAAAAGCGAATTTAAAAAAAATAACCTTAAAGAAATATTAATATCAAATTTAAAACGCGCTCAGGAATCCTTAAGGGTGCTTGAAGAAACATCAAAACTTATAGACATTAAAGCGGCCGCCGCTTTTAAAGAAGCGCGTTATAATATGTACACAGCCGAAAAAAATATTCTTAAAAGAAGGAACCTACAATGA
- a CDS encoding phosphomethylpyrimidine synthase: MTQLEYAKKGIITEEMRHVASDEKVTVEFLMAKMAAGEIVITKNKKHSKVKPTGIGSGLRTKVNANIGSSQDVCDMNNELEKLDLCVKHGADAVMDLSTGGDIREIRKAIVAASVVPIGTVPIYQTMVDIKRDGRGLKEMTGDDLFKTIEEHGEQGVDFVTVHCGITKNTVQSLLSQGRKLNIVSRGGSMHAAWILNNEKENPLYEQYDRLLEIAYKYDMTLSLGDGMRPGCLSDATDRAQIHELSVLGELAKRAYDKNVQVMIEGPGHMPLNQIVTNMQIQKKLCNNAPFYVLGPLVTDIAPGYDHITAAIGGALAAANGADFLCYVTAAEHLKLPGAEEVKEGVIVSRIAAHAADIAKGIPGAIEWDNKMAEARKNLNWEAQINLSIDPERAKKMRESSKPAAEDVCTMCGELCAIKEMNTALLNKEIEDKKKK; encoded by the coding sequence ATGACACAGCTTGAATACGCAAAAAAAGGCATTATCACGGAAGAAATGCGCCATGTTGCCTCCGATGAAAAAGTAACTGTTGAATTTTTGATGGCAAAAATGGCAGCGGGTGAAATTGTAATCACAAAAAATAAAAAACACTCCAAGGTTAAACCTACAGGTATAGGCAGCGGCCTGCGCACCAAAGTAAACGCAAACATAGGAAGCTCGCAGGATGTCTGCGATATGAACAATGAACTTGAAAAACTTGACCTTTGTGTTAAACACGGCGCGGACGCGGTAATGGACTTATCCACCGGCGGCGACATAAGGGAAATAAGAAAAGCCATAGTGGCAGCTTCGGTTGTCCCCATTGGAACAGTGCCTATTTATCAGACAATGGTTGATATAAAGCGCGACGGCCGCGGTTTAAAAGAAATGACCGGCGATGACCTTTTTAAAACAATAGAAGAACACGGCGAACAGGGCGTGGACTTTGTAACAGTTCACTGCGGTATCACAAAAAACACAGTGCAGTCGCTTTTATCACAGGGAAGAAAACTTAACATAGTAAGCAGGGGCGGGTCAATGCACGCCGCCTGGATATTAAACAACGAAAAAGAAAACCCTCTTTATGAACAGTATGACCGCCTTCTTGAAATTGCATACAAATATGACATGACGCTTTCGCTTGGCGACGGCATGAGGCCCGGCTGCCTTTCAGACGCCACAGACAGGGCACAGATACACGAACTGTCCGTGCTTGGCGAACTTGCAAAACGCGCTTATGATAAAAACGTGCAGGTAATGATTGAAGGCCCAGGCCATATGCCTTTAAACCAGATAGTCACAAACATGCAGATACAGAAAAAACTTTGCAACAACGCGCCTTTTTATGTATTGGGCCCTTTAGTCACTGACATTGCCCCGGGCTACGACCATATCACCGCGGCAATAGGCGGCGCATTGGCGGCGGCTAACGGAGCTGATTTTCTGTGTTATGTGACCGCGGCAGAACATTTAAAACTTCCCGGCGCTGAAGAGGTTAAAGAAGGCGTAATAGTTTCAAGAATTGCAGCGCACGCGGCTGATATAGCAAAGGGAATTCCCGGCGCGATAGAATGGGATAATAAAATGGCAGAAGCCAGAAAAAACCTGAACTGGGAAGCACAGATAAACCTGTCAATAGACCCGGAGCGCGCTAAAAAAATGCGCGAATCTTCCAAACCCGCCGCGGAAGACGTATGCACAATGTGCGGCGAACTTTGCGCCATTAAAGAAATGAACACAGCGCTGCTTAATAAGGAAATTGAAGATAAAAAGAAAAAATAA
- a CDS encoding chromosomal replication initiator protein DnaA — translation MVLILWITIRQLVDKLCKNKGYFSLKNKEFNWEVIIDSLKEENSGLNLWLEKATASFNTEKDCVVITIPDSLHQKTLAKYKNELMESIEKVFKKVSDLKLEVSKTEEPKKDHSSKIVIKEQQILLPLDPQHPFIPSLNSRFRFDNFIVGQSNRFAHAACKAVAEAPGQAYNPLFIYGGVGLGKTHLLHAIGTYIYEQDPSKKIMIITAEKFLFEVTQGIRENKMDEFKNRYRSTDLLLVDDIQFLRGDATIEEFFHTFNELYNHNKQIVATSDSPPGDLKLEDRLKSRFSSGIIADILAPDFETRVAILKQKAMESNKEVPDNVIGYIAEHIDNNIRELESTLKNLLILAENPEELDIELAKKAIKIRNPKFDQAKKIGIDMIQQIVSDYFGIKVQDLLSKKRHENIAKSRQVAMYITRNLTDYSLVQIGQYFGGKDHTTVMHAINKVDKLVKSDDKFKNTINEIVMRVKK, via the coding sequence ATGGTATTAATATTGTGGATAACTATACGTCAACTTGTGGATAAGTTGTGCAAAAACAAGGGGTATTTTAGCTTGAAAAACAAAGAATTTAATTGGGAAGTTATTATTGATTCCCTTAAAGAAGAAAATAGCGGCCTGAACTTATGGCTTGAAAAGGCCACAGCGTCTTTTAACACAGAAAAAGACTGTGTTGTTATCACCATACCTGATTCCCTTCATCAGAAAACCCTTGCCAAGTACAAAAACGAGCTTATGGAATCAATTGAAAAGGTATTCAAAAAAGTATCTGACCTTAAACTTGAAGTTTCAAAGACAGAAGAACCCAAAAAAGACCACTCATCCAAAATTGTCATTAAAGAACAGCAGATATTGCTGCCGCTTGACCCACAGCACCCTTTTATACCTTCATTAAACTCACGTTTCCGTTTTGATAACTTCATAGTGGGCCAAAGCAACAGGTTTGCCCACGCAGCCTGTAAAGCAGTGGCAGAGGCACCGGGGCAGGCATATAACCCTTTATTCATCTACGGGGGCGTAGGGCTTGGAAAAACCCATCTTCTGCACGCTATCGGCACATACATTTATGAACAGGACCCTTCAAAAAAAATAATGATAATCACGGCTGAAAAGTTCCTTTTTGAAGTCACCCAGGGAATCCGTGAAAATAAGATGGATGAATTTAAAAACCGCTACAGAAGCACTGACCTGCTTTTAGTGGACGACATTCAGTTTTTACGCGGCGACGCCACAATTGAAGAATTCTTCCATACTTTCAATGAACTTTACAATCACAACAAACAGATAGTGGCCACATCAGATTCCCCTCCGGGAGATTTGAAACTTGAAGACCGCCTTAAATCAAGATTCTCTTCCGGAATAATAGCGGATATACTTGCGCCGGATTTTGAAACAAGGGTCGCCATTTTAAAACAGAAAGCTATGGAATCCAACAAAGAAGTACCTGATAACGTTATCGGGTATATTGCGGAACACATTGATAATAATATAAGGGAGCTTGAAAGCACCCTTAAAAATCTGCTTATACTTGCAGAAAATCCCGAAGAACTTGATATTGAACTTGCCAAAAAAGCCATTAAGATAAGAAATCCAAAATTTGACCAGGCAAAAAAAATAGGCATTGATATGATACAGCAGATAGTGTCGGATTATTTTGGAATAAAAGTACAGGACCTTTTATCCAAAAAAAGACATGAAAACATAGCAAAATCACGCCAGGTTGCAATGTATATCACCCGCAACCTTACGGATTATTCGCTTGTTCAGATAGGGCAGTACTTTGGCGGCAAAGACCATACAACGGTAATGCACGCAATAAATAAAGTGGATAAACTTGTAAAATCAGACGATAAATTTAAAAACACAATAAATGAAATAGTAATGAGAGTGAAAAAGTAA